A DNA window from Theobroma cacao cultivar B97-61/B2 chromosome 5, Criollo_cocoa_genome_V2, whole genome shotgun sequence contains the following coding sequences:
- the LOC18600534 gene encoding single-stranded DNA-binding protein, mitochondrial isoform X1, with the protein MSSLASRCAKLLRISVPTAPNSSLVAGVQRTSKLWCSTGSVGSENDEGKGNEMEEEIDDFLGDKSDKREPMLQGVNPASGWNYRGVHRAIICGKVGQAPIQKILRNGRTVTIFTVGTGGMYDQRIIRDQNTPQPAQWHRIAVHNDALGAYAVQQITKNSSVYVEGDIETRVYNDSINGEVKYIPEICIRRDGRIRLIKTGEGVSNISFDDLREGLL; encoded by the exons ATGAGTTCCCTTGCCAGCAGATGTGCAAAGCTCCTTAGAATCTCTGTTCCTACAGCACCTAACTCTTCTCTag TGGCAGGTGTGCAACGTACCTCCAAGTTGTGGTGTTCAACTGGTTCGGTTGGTAGCGAAAATGATGAGGGGAAAGGCAATGAAATGGAAGAAGAGATTGATGATTTTCTTGGCGACAAGTCTGACAAGCGTGAGCCAATGCTTCAAGGTGTCAATCCTGCAAGTGGTTGGAATTACCGTGGTGTACACAGG gCAATTATTTGTGGAAAAGTTGGGCAAGCCCCTATACAGAAGATATTGAGGAATGGACGAACAGTGACTATATTTACAGTTGGGACAGGTGGCATGTATGACCAGAGAATCATAAGGGACCAAAACACACCACAACCTGCCCAATGGCATCGAATTGCTGTGCATAATGATGCACTTGGGGCTTATGCGGTTCAacaaatcactaaaaa CTCTTCAGTCTATGTTGAGGGTGATATTGAAACTAGAGTTTACAATGACAGCATAAATGGTGAAGTTAAATATATACCAGAAATATGTATCCGTCGCGATG GAAGAATTCGCCTTATAAAGACTGGTGAAGGTGTTAGCAATATATCGTTCGATGACCTGC GAGAGGGATTGCTGTAG
- the LOC18600534 gene encoding single-stranded DNA-binding protein, mitochondrial isoform X2: MSSLASRCAKLLRISVPTAPNSSLGVQRTSKLWCSTGSVGSENDEGKGNEMEEEIDDFLGDKSDKREPMLQGVNPASGWNYRGVHRAIICGKVGQAPIQKILRNGRTVTIFTVGTGGMYDQRIIRDQNTPQPAQWHRIAVHNDALGAYAVQQITKNSSVYVEGDIETRVYNDSINGEVKYIPEICIRRDGRIRLIKTGEGVSNISFDDLREGLL; the protein is encoded by the exons ATGAGTTCCCTTGCCAGCAGATGTGCAAAGCTCCTTAGAATCTCTGTTCCTACAGCACCTAACTCTTCTCTag GTGTGCAACGTACCTCCAAGTTGTGGTGTTCAACTGGTTCGGTTGGTAGCGAAAATGATGAGGGGAAAGGCAATGAAATGGAAGAAGAGATTGATGATTTTCTTGGCGACAAGTCTGACAAGCGTGAGCCAATGCTTCAAGGTGTCAATCCTGCAAGTGGTTGGAATTACCGTGGTGTACACAGG gCAATTATTTGTGGAAAAGTTGGGCAAGCCCCTATACAGAAGATATTGAGGAATGGACGAACAGTGACTATATTTACAGTTGGGACAGGTGGCATGTATGACCAGAGAATCATAAGGGACCAAAACACACCACAACCTGCCCAATGGCATCGAATTGCTGTGCATAATGATGCACTTGGGGCTTATGCGGTTCAacaaatcactaaaaa CTCTTCAGTCTATGTTGAGGGTGATATTGAAACTAGAGTTTACAATGACAGCATAAATGGTGAAGTTAAATATATACCAGAAATATGTATCCGTCGCGATG GAAGAATTCGCCTTATAAAGACTGGTGAAGGTGTTAGCAATATATCGTTCGATGACCTGC GAGAGGGATTGCTGTAG